In Vibrio gangliei, a single window of DNA contains:
- a CDS encoding YajG family lipoprotein has translation MKKLIMLCAALVLTACASVSQTDLINLTPSSTLSSSKVADGLAFTLTSQDVRNAQFIAVIKQEGEEQVQPMHAKQNVRKAYETAVYQQFFSQGFTMTKNSNNIVNLQVVDALATVTQTPMKYDIEGKVTLKITAETPNGKFVRTYTGSGTKSGSFNADKTDIEEVINRVSSRVLTTIAKDTELTKYMKSNF, from the coding sequence ATGAAAAAGCTGATTATGCTCTGTGCCGCATTAGTATTAACGGCTTGTGCTAGCGTTTCTCAAACTGATTTGATTAATCTCACCCCTTCTTCCACATTAAGCTCAAGTAAAGTCGCTGACGGATTAGCGTTCACACTAACAAGTCAAGATGTCCGCAATGCCCAGTTTATTGCTGTGATCAAACAAGAAGGCGAAGAACAAGTTCAGCCAATGCATGCGAAACAAAACGTACGTAAGGCTTATGAAACAGCGGTATATCAGCAGTTTTTCTCTCAAGGTTTTACCATGACAAAAAACAGCAACAACATTGTTAACCTACAAGTTGTTGATGCCCTAGCCACCGTCACGCAAACTCCGATGAAATATGATATCGAAGGCAAAGTGACTCTTAAAATCACAGCAGAAACACCAAACGGTAAGTTTGTTCGTACTTATACCGGCTCTGGCACAAAATCTGGCTCTTTCAATGCCGATAAAACAGATATCGAAGAAGTGATTAACCGCGTTTCAAGCCGCGTATTAACCACAATTGCAAAAGACACTGAATTAACTAAGTACATGAAGAGTAACTTCTAA
- a CDS encoding peptidylprolyl isomerase, whose amino-acid sequence MKKILFGLLMLFSATSFAAPTVEFETTLGSFTIELNQQQAPVTVENFMKYVNDGSYVGTQFHRVIPGFMAQGGGFDKDMNERSSYAPIRNEASNGLENLTATIAMARTNNPNSATRQFFINLTDNDFLNYSRNPAGYAVFGKVTKGFDVVRAMARKPTQSMGMMKDVPVTPIMITKVTVQK is encoded by the coding sequence ATGAAAAAAATCTTATTCGGCCTATTAATGCTTTTTAGTGCCACCAGCTTTGCGGCACCTACCGTAGAATTTGAAACCACCTTAGGCAGTTTTACCATTGAACTGAATCAGCAACAAGCGCCAGTTACGGTCGAAAACTTTATGAAATACGTTAACGACGGTAGCTATGTCGGCACACAGTTCCACCGTGTTATCCCTGGATTTATGGCGCAAGGTGGCGGTTTTGATAAAGACATGAACGAACGCTCGTCTTATGCACCGATCCGTAACGAAGCCAGTAATGGTCTAGAAAACTTAACCGCGACTATTGCCATGGCTCGCACCAATAACCCAAACTCTGCAACGCGTCAGTTTTTCATTAACCTAACCGATAATGACTTTCTCAATTATTCACGTAACCCAGCCGGTTATGCGGTATTTGGTAAAGTCACCAAAGGCTTTGATGTAGTGCGCGCTATGGCCCGTAAGCCAACCCAATCCATGGGTATGATGAAAGATGTGCCCGTCACTCCTATCATGATCACCAAAGTAACCGTGCAGAAGTAA
- the argA gene encoding amino-acid N-acetyltransferase, whose product MKLRSTALVKGFRQSAPYVNAHRGKTMVIMLGGEVFTDPNFDNIINDIALLHSLGVRIVLVYGARPQINDNLYNNHCESHYHKGIRVTNESALNLAMQAAGRLQLALTARLSMSLNNTPMQGTQLNVVSGNFIIAQPLGVDDGVDYCHSGKVRRIDSEAINRMLDMGSIVVVGPIASSVTGESFNLMYEDVATQTAIRLKAYKLIGFCSEQGILAEDGRVIPELFPTCAEKLLQQIQDKQDTESGYTSGTYRFLRGALTACRAGVPRCHLVSYKEDGALLQELFSFDGIGTQVVMASAEQTRNAEIHDIGGILDLIQPLEEQGILVRRSREQLEQEINKFTIIEKDRLIIGCAALYPYIDDKMAEMACVAIHPDYRDGDRGVMLLNHMRQKAKTMGISKLFVLTTHSLHWFREQGFEEVGVESLPMEKRGLYNYQRKSKILVLKV is encoded by the coding sequence GTGAAATTGCGTAGTACAGCTTTAGTAAAAGGTTTTCGCCAATCCGCCCCTTATGTCAATGCTCATCGTGGTAAAACCATGGTGATTATGCTCGGTGGTGAAGTCTTCACCGACCCCAATTTTGATAACATCATCAATGATATTGCGTTGCTGCACAGCCTAGGTGTACGCATTGTTTTGGTGTATGGCGCAAGGCCGCAGATCAACGACAACCTGTATAATAATCATTGTGAATCGCACTATCACAAAGGCATTCGAGTCACCAATGAATCAGCATTAAACCTCGCCATGCAAGCTGCTGGTCGTTTGCAATTAGCGCTGACAGCACGTTTGTCGATGAGCCTAAACAACACACCAATGCAAGGCACTCAGTTGAACGTAGTCAGCGGCAATTTCATTATTGCTCAACCGCTGGGTGTCGATGATGGTGTCGATTACTGTCACAGCGGTAAAGTACGTCGCATTGATAGTGAAGCCATTAATCGCATGCTCGACATGGGTTCTATTGTGGTCGTTGGCCCAATCGCAAGCTCGGTGACCGGTGAAAGTTTTAATTTGATGTATGAAGATGTTGCCACTCAAACCGCCATTCGTTTAAAAGCCTACAAACTGATTGGCTTTTGTTCTGAGCAGGGCATATTGGCCGAAGATGGCCGCGTCATTCCTGAGTTATTCCCCACCTGCGCGGAAAAATTATTACAACAAATCCAAGACAAACAAGACACCGAAAGCGGTTATACCAGCGGTACCTATCGCTTTTTACGTGGCGCATTGACTGCTTGCCGAGCGGGCGTTCCACGTTGCCATTTGGTGAGTTACAAAGAAGATGGCGCATTACTGCAAGAGTTATTCTCGTTTGACGGTATCGGCACACAAGTAGTGATGGCCAGTGCGGAGCAAACGCGTAATGCTGAAATCCATGATATTGGCGGCATTTTAGACTTGATTCAGCCATTAGAAGAACAAGGCATTTTAGTTCGTCGATCGCGTGAGCAACTCGAACAAGAAATCAACAAGTTCACCATCATAGAAAAAGATCGCTTAATCATTGGCTGCGCGGCACTTTATCCGTATATCGACGATAAAATGGCTGAAATGGCGTGTGTAGCCATCCACCCTGACTACCGTGATGGTGATCGTGGTGTCATGCTACTGAATCACATGAGACAAAAAGCCAAAACCATGGGTATCAGTAAATTATTCGTACTGACAACTCACAGCCTACACTGGTTTAGAGAGCAAGGTTTTGAAGAAGTGGGCGTAGAGTCACTACCAATGGAAAAGCGCGGGTTGTATAACTATCAACGTAAGTCGAAGATATTGGTGTTGAAGGTTTAG
- a CDS encoding YhcH/YjgK/YiaL family protein, giving the protein MFFGNTERLEWSSILPESFIGYIQQALKIAQDNQENGRYDIDGDKVFCFLMTPETEYADARKTEIHRDYLDIQIILEGEETFGYSIETPQALLDKPEYENDVLLFNEVSNESFISLRAGDFIIFYPGEAHRPQCATREPMQVRKAVVKVHRDLI; this is encoded by the coding sequence ATGTTTTTTGGTAATACTGAACGCTTGGAATGGAGCTCGATTCTTCCTGAGTCTTTTATTGGCTACATTCAACAAGCATTAAAAATTGCGCAAGATAATCAAGAAAATGGTCGTTATGATATTGATGGCGATAAGGTTTTTTGTTTTTTAATGACACCTGAAACCGAATACGCAGACGCGCGAAAAACAGAAATTCATCGTGATTACTTAGATATCCAAATCATTTTAGAAGGGGAAGAAACGTTCGGTTATTCGATCGAAACCCCACAAGCCTTGTTGGATAAACCAGAATATGAGAACGATGTATTGCTGTTTAATGAAGTAAGTAACGAAAGTTTTATTTCATTACGTGCGGGTGATTTTATTATTTTCTACCCAGGTGAAGCTCACCGCCCACAATGCGCCACTCGTGAGCCAATGCAGGTAAGAAAGGCAGTGGTTAAGGTGCATAGGGATTTGATATAG
- the csdE gene encoding cysteine desulfurase sulfur acceptor subunit CsdE, which translates to MSHPFGNTITAQDIIETMSGFTSWEERYRQVIMWGKQLPKMEEALKQEQLLVSGCESKVWLVSEFDGEHWHFQADSDARIVRGLIALVLAAFEGQTTQVIRDFDEQAYFDQLGLINHLSPSRGNGLKAIVEQIKQAAEAKNKD; encoded by the coding sequence ATGTCCCATCCCTTTGGTAATACCATCACAGCGCAAGATATCATCGAGACCATGTCTGGCTTTACAAGCTGGGAGGAGCGTTATCGTCAGGTGATCATGTGGGGTAAACAATTACCGAAAATGGAGGAAGCATTAAAACAGGAGCAGTTATTGGTCTCTGGCTGTGAAAGTAAGGTGTGGCTAGTATCGGAATTTGATGGCGAGCACTGGCACTTTCAAGCTGATTCTGATGCGCGCATTGTGCGAGGTTTAATTGCGCTAGTGCTGGCAGCCTTTGAAGGGCAAACAACTCAAGTGATTCGTGATTTTGATGAGCAAGCCTATTTCGATCAGCTTGGCCTAATCAATCATTTAAGCCCATCACGCGGTAATGGGCTGAAAGCGATTGTTGAACAAATTAAGCAAGCCGCCGAAGCGAAAAATAAAGACTAG
- a CDS encoding 2-dehydropantoate 2-reductase produces MKVAIVGVGAIGSLWATQLQQHGHQVICFTRAPSQTQLTLQLDVQPAIKLSANQPEQLASCDVVLITVKSTQVATAVEPLFSLLNPAVPVIFLHNGMGAVDILETKWQALPLYLATTTQAAFKSSSTQVHHTGYGNTLIGPHHHHCKPLSESILTQLNAALPNVNWDDNIQAALWKKLAVNCVINPMTALYQCKNGEIAQAQYQDQLRALIQECHQVMRADGQTSDLDELTAFIRQVITATAQNYSSMYQDVHHQRPTEIDFITGFLLKKAQQYGIEVPNHQRLYQQIKRLEV; encoded by the coding sequence ATGAAAGTAGCAATTGTTGGCGTCGGTGCCATTGGTTCATTATGGGCAACCCAATTACAGCAACATGGTCATCAGGTTATTTGCTTTACCCGTGCTCCATCACAAACTCAACTAACATTACAACTTGATGTACAGCCAGCAATCAAACTAAGTGCCAATCAACCCGAGCAACTGGCAAGCTGTGATGTTGTTCTTATCACAGTAAAATCCACACAAGTAGCTACTGCTGTCGAGCCATTATTTTCTCTCCTAAACCCTGCTGTGCCTGTTATTTTTCTGCATAACGGTATGGGAGCGGTAGACATATTGGAAACTAAGTGGCAGGCGTTACCACTCTACCTTGCCACCACAACACAGGCGGCATTCAAATCGAGTTCAACTCAGGTTCATCACACCGGTTACGGCAACACTTTGATTGGGCCGCATCACCACCATTGCAAACCACTCTCGGAAAGCATTCTTACTCAACTTAATGCCGCACTTCCGAATGTGAATTGGGATGACAACATTCAAGCAGCCCTATGGAAAAAGCTTGCTGTTAATTGTGTGATCAACCCAATGACAGCCCTGTACCAGTGTAAAAATGGAGAAATCGCACAAGCGCAATATCAAGATCAATTACGTGCCTTAATTCAAGAATGTCATCAAGTGATGCGCGCCGATGGGCAAACTTCAGATCTTGATGAGCTGACAGCATTTATCCGCCAAGTGATTACAGCGACAGCTCAGAATTATTCTTCAATGTATCAAGATGTACACCACCAGCGTCCTACGGAAATCGACTTTATTACTGGCTTCTTACTCAAAAAAGCGCAGCAATATGGAATAGAAGTACCCAATCACCAACGCTTGTATCAACAAATTAAACGATTGGAAGTCTAG
- the tcdA gene encoding tRNA cyclic N6-threonylcarbamoyladenosine(37) synthase TcdA: protein MKTLPPASALAPASDSYDQRFGGTRRLYGHSEVEILRAAHVCVVGIGGVGSWAVEALARTGVGELTLIDMDDVCVTNINRQIHALNGTVGQSKIEVMAERVALINPECKVNLIDDFITPDNVRDYISKEFDYVLDAIDSIKPKAALLAYCRSNKIKVITTGGAGGQTDPTQIQIADLTKTIQDPLAKKLKDTLRRHHNFSKNPQRKFGIDCVFSTEQLKYPQADGSVCGVKSTAEGPKRMDCASGFGAATVVTATFGFVAVSRIVEKLIQKYKVS from the coding sequence ATGAAAACACTTCCTCCTGCATCTGCACTTGCTCCTGCATCTGATAGCTATGATCAACGTTTTGGTGGCACGCGTCGCTTATACGGACATAGCGAAGTTGAGATCTTGCGTGCCGCGCATGTTTGTGTGGTCGGCATTGGTGGTGTCGGTTCGTGGGCGGTGGAAGCGTTAGCGCGTACTGGTGTTGGTGAATTAACCTTGATTGATATGGATGATGTGTGCGTGACCAACATCAACCGTCAAATTCATGCGTTAAACGGAACGGTTGGGCAAAGCAAAATTGAAGTGATGGCCGAGCGTGTTGCTTTGATTAATCCTGAATGCAAAGTGAACTTGATTGATGATTTCATTACGCCAGATAACGTGCGTGACTACATCAGTAAAGAGTTTGATTACGTGCTCGATGCGATTGATAGCATTAAACCGAAAGCGGCATTATTGGCTTATTGCCGCAGTAATAAGATCAAAGTGATCACAACCGGTGGGGCTGGCGGCCAAACCGATCCGACGCAAATTCAAATTGCCGATTTAACCAAAACCATTCAAGACCCTTTGGCGAAAAAGCTCAAAGATACGTTGCGTCGTCATCATAATTTCAGCAAAAATCCACAACGTAAATTTGGTATTGATTGTGTGTTCTCAACGGAACAGCTTAAATACCCACAAGCCGACGGCTCGGTGTGTGGCGTGAAATCTACAGCCGAAGGCCCTAAGCGTATGGATTGTGCCAGCGGTTTTGGTGCAGCAACGGTGGTGACGGCGACCTTTGGGTTTGTGGCAGTATCGCGAATTGTTGAGAAGTTGATTCAGAAGTATAAGGTTTCCTAG
- a CDS encoding AmpG family muropeptide MFS transporter — MASMTWKATIQTYLDKRLLWVFMLGCSSGFPWVLIGSNMSGWLADAGLTRSTIGYFGAVFAVYAINFLWAPLIDRVKIPLLHAWLGQRRSWILLCQAIMLACTFLLASLHPANNLILISALALAISTASATQDIAIDAFRIDTFPKSNNSKLPQASAMAVIGWWTGYSLPGYLAFSNADAYGWNTVYYGMTVVIVLLMLFTLLTGEPETHRDELQQQAEKRHAKVVNSKVAAWLTVTVVEPFLDFFRRNGVGVAVTLLLFVFLFKIGEAFLGRMSIVFYKEIGFSNEQIGEYSKLIGWGATMLFTFVGSMFNVRFGIVKGLMMGGIAMASSNLMFAWIASVGPNEHLLLATVLVDNFTTAFSTVAFVSFLTVLTGQAFSATQYALLASLGNFGRTTLASFSGELADSLNSWPLFFVITALMVIPSLIMLYSLRHYFHNLLEKARNQE; from the coding sequence ATGGCCTCTATGACCTGGAAGGCAACCATACAAACCTACCTAGATAAACGTCTACTGTGGGTATTCATGTTAGGTTGTTCTAGCGGCTTTCCTTGGGTATTAATCGGCTCAAATATGTCAGGCTGGCTTGCGGATGCCGGTCTCACTCGTTCAACCATTGGTTATTTTGGCGCCGTGTTTGCGGTTTATGCGATTAACTTTCTGTGGGCACCATTGATTGACCGAGTCAAAATCCCCCTGCTGCATGCGTGGCTAGGTCAGCGCCGCAGTTGGATTTTGTTATGCCAAGCCATCATGTTGGCCTGCACGTTTTTGTTAGCGAGTTTACACCCTGCAAATAATTTGATTCTTATTTCTGCTTTAGCGCTCGCCATTTCGACCGCTTCAGCCACACAAGATATCGCCATTGATGCTTTTCGTATTGATACCTTTCCTAAAAGTAACAACAGCAAACTACCACAAGCGTCAGCCATGGCCGTGATCGGTTGGTGGACGGGTTATTCGTTACCTGGCTACCTGGCATTTTCCAATGCCGATGCTTATGGCTGGAACACCGTGTATTACGGGATGACAGTGGTCATTGTTTTATTAATGTTGTTCACTTTGCTGACCGGTGAACCTGAAACTCATCGCGATGAATTACAGCAACAAGCTGAAAAACGTCATGCAAAAGTGGTCAACTCCAAAGTCGCCGCTTGGCTTACCGTGACCGTGGTTGAACCCTTCTTAGACTTTTTCCGTCGCAACGGGGTTGGGGTCGCCGTCACACTGTTATTGTTTGTCTTCTTATTCAAAATCGGTGAAGCATTCTTAGGTCGAATGTCGATTGTGTTTTACAAAGAGATTGGCTTTAGTAACGAGCAAATTGGCGAATACTCCAAATTAATTGGTTGGGGTGCAACTATGCTATTTACCTTTGTGGGCAGTATGTTTAACGTGCGCTTTGGTATCGTTAAAGGCTTGATGATGGGTGGCATTGCGATGGCGAGCAGTAACTTGATGTTTGCTTGGATTGCCTCAGTTGGCCCGAATGAACATCTCCTGCTTGCTACCGTATTAGTCGACAACTTCACCACCGCCTTTTCGACCGTCGCATTTGTGTCTTTCCTAACCGTGCTCACCGGACAGGCATTTTCCGCCACCCAATATGCACTACTTGCCTCGTTAGGCAACTTTGGCCGCACCACCCTTGCTTCTTTCAGCGGTGAACTTGCCGATAGCCTCAACAGCTGGCCATTATTCTTCGTGATTACCGCCTTAATGGTGATCCCAAGCTTGATCATGTTGTACTCACTGCGTCACTATTTCCACAATTTACTCGAAAAAGCGCGAAACCAAGAGTAA
- a CDS encoding nucleoside-specific channel-forming Tsx family protein, translated as MRKTLLALSLVAASAPVLAADYSDDIHKNDYKFVNFNLMYSVGEKPEASTGSNAHDYLEMEFGGRSGIFDLYGYVDVFNLLSNDDADDTDKANGQKDKIFMKFAPRMSIDAMTGYDLSFGPVQELYVASLFEWDGGRDTTFGVNTQKIGLGSDINMPWFGKMGLNLYATYDSNKNDWNGYQISTNWFKPFYSFSNGSFIAYQGYIDYQFGMKDEYATASNGGAMFNGLYWHNERFAVGYGLKAYYNVYGIKDSDALESTGVSHYFDVTYKF; from the coding sequence ATGCGTAAAACACTTTTAGCTCTTAGTCTTGTTGCTGCTTCGGCGCCAGTATTAGCTGCGGACTACTCAGACGACATCCACAAGAACGACTATAAGTTCGTAAACTTTAACCTAATGTATTCTGTTGGTGAAAAACCAGAAGCCAGCACAGGTTCAAACGCTCACGATTATTTAGAGATGGAATTTGGTGGTCGCTCAGGAATTTTCGACTTATACGGTTACGTAGATGTATTCAACCTATTAAGCAACGATGATGCTGACGATACCGATAAAGCAAATGGTCAAAAAGACAAGATCTTCATGAAATTTGCGCCTCGTATGTCTATCGATGCTATGACGGGTTACGATCTTTCATTCGGCCCTGTGCAAGAGCTATATGTAGCATCACTATTTGAATGGGATGGTGGCCGTGACACGACTTTTGGTGTTAACACTCAAAAAATTGGTCTAGGTTCTGACATCAATATGCCTTGGTTTGGCAAAATGGGCTTAAACCTATACGCGACTTACGATTCAAACAAAAATGACTGGAATGGTTACCAAATTTCGACTAACTGGTTCAAGCCTTTCTACTCATTCAGCAACGGTAGCTTCATCGCATACCAAGGCTACATTGATTACCAATTTGGCATGAAAGATGAGTACGCAACGGCATCAAATGGTGGTGCAATGTTCAACGGCCTTTACTGGCATAATGAGCGCTTTGCAGTCGGTTACGGCTTAAAAGCTTACTACAACGTATACGGCATTAAAGATAGCGATGCACTAGAATCAACAGGTGTATCCCACTACTTCGACGTAACTTACAAATTCTAA
- a CDS encoding aminotransferase class V-fold PLP-dependent enzyme has product MSYPTHFDIQAVRQQFPFIHNDSPLVYLDSAATTQKPQCVIDAISDYYAKQNANVHRGSHSLTANATTQFEAARDCVQQFIHAQSSKEIIWTRGATEAINLIAQTYARSTLQAGDEILVGEMEHHANIVPWQIVAEQTGAKLIKVPMTQNCQWDMTAYQNLLTNKCKIVAAAHITNVTATRQPIEDIIQLAHQVDAIVVIDGAQGIVHEKVDVQALDCDFYIFSGHKLYAPTGIGVLYGKQALLNAMPVWHGGGKMVDKVSFEKTSFTGLPGKFEAGTPNVAGAIALATAIDWLQEFDPQQIEAHYHQLHSLLVEGLRQIDGVKLIGLQANANVVSFIVELDGEGIHHNDVATLLDQQNIAVRSGHHCAHPLMDALGINGTVRVSLGIYNNTQDIEAFLTALAKAIDLL; this is encoded by the coding sequence ATGTCTTATCCGACTCACTTTGACATTCAGGCTGTTCGCCAGCAGTTCCCTTTTATTCATAATGATTCGCCGTTAGTTTACCTTGATAGCGCCGCGACAACGCAAAAGCCGCAGTGTGTGATCGATGCGATTAGTGACTATTACGCCAAACAAAATGCCAATGTACACCGGGGAAGTCATAGCTTAACCGCCAATGCCACAACGCAATTTGAAGCTGCGCGCGACTGTGTACAGCAATTTATTCATGCTCAATCCAGTAAAGAAATCATCTGGACCCGCGGTGCTACCGAAGCCATCAACTTAATCGCGCAAACTTATGCACGCAGCACACTACAAGCAGGCGATGAAATTCTAGTGGGTGAAATGGAACATCACGCCAACATTGTGCCGTGGCAAATAGTGGCAGAGCAGACAGGCGCGAAACTCATCAAAGTCCCTATGACGCAAAATTGCCAATGGGATATGACGGCTTATCAAAATCTTCTGACCAACAAGTGCAAAATTGTTGCCGCAGCGCATATCACTAATGTCACCGCTACTCGCCAGCCTATTGAGGATATTATTCAACTCGCCCATCAAGTGGATGCCATTGTTGTCATTGACGGCGCGCAAGGCATCGTGCATGAAAAAGTGGATGTTCAGGCACTCGATTGCGACTTTTATATTTTCTCTGGCCATAAATTGTATGCGCCAACCGGTATCGGTGTGTTGTATGGCAAACAAGCCTTACTCAACGCGATGCCTGTATGGCATGGTGGCGGAAAAATGGTAGACAAAGTCAGCTTTGAGAAAACCTCATTTACTGGGCTGCCTGGTAAGTTTGAAGCGGGCACCCCTAATGTGGCCGGGGCAATTGCGCTTGCTACCGCCATTGATTGGCTACAAGAGTTCGATCCTCAACAAATCGAGGCGCATTACCATCAATTACATTCGCTGTTAGTGGAAGGGTTACGTCAAATTGATGGCGTTAAACTTATTGGTTTACAAGCTAATGCGAACGTGGTGAGTTTTATTGTCGAACTCGATGGCGAGGGGATTCATCATAACGATGTTGCAACCTTGCTTGACCAACAGAATATTGCCGTACGTTCTGGACATCATTGCGCTCATCCATTGATGGATGCCTTAGGAATTAATGGCACTGTACGGGTCTCGTTAGGGATTTATAACAACACACAAGATATTGAAGCGTTTTTAACTGCGTTAGCTAAAGCGATAGATTTGCTCTAG
- the mltA gene encoding murein transglycosylase A codes for MLASAVVLFGCAQPTERGQQYLDGKLDTTLEHTDRAESDAPRDFNTFAAQAEKVEEKSPSLKAKYQNLYAQLNVWAQESGDPKDLAKYGVDIEQLAGADKKGNILFTGYFSPVIEMRHTPDHLFKYPVYAKPECGSVCPTRAQIYAGALKGKGLELGYASNMIDPFLMEVQGSGFVHYADNDELDYFAYSGKNNHPYVSIGRILIERGLIPKEKMSMKAIKEWVAENDPETVKELLEQNPSYVFFQRQPGAEVVGSAGIPLLPMASVAGDRSIFPMGTPILAEVPLLDAHGKWTGVHVLKLLIVLDTGGAVKGGHLDLYHGMGARAGIAAGHYRHFGRVWKLGLTAPPMQIPGN; via the coding sequence ATGCTCGCTTCTGCTGTTGTTCTTTTTGGTTGCGCGCAGCCGACGGAGCGAGGTCAGCAATATTTAGATGGCAAACTTGATACGACTTTAGAGCATACCGATCGTGCTGAAAGTGATGCCCCACGAGACTTTAATACTTTTGCCGCACAAGCTGAGAAAGTAGAAGAAAAATCGCCATCTTTAAAAGCGAAATATCAGAATTTATATGCGCAGTTAAATGTGTGGGCGCAGGAGAGTGGCGATCCTAAAGACTTAGCAAAATATGGTGTTGATATTGAACAGCTCGCGGGCGCTGATAAAAAAGGCAATATTTTATTCACGGGTTACTTTTCTCCTGTGATTGAAATGCGCCATACGCCGGATCATTTATTCAAATATCCAGTTTATGCTAAACCAGAATGTGGCTCTGTATGTCCAACCCGCGCTCAAATTTACGCTGGTGCATTAAAGGGTAAAGGGCTTGAGCTTGGCTATGCCTCTAACATGATTGATCCATTCTTGATGGAAGTTCAGGGGAGTGGATTTGTGCATTATGCCGATAACGATGAATTGGACTATTTTGCTTATTCAGGTAAGAACAACCATCCTTATGTCAGCATTGGCCGCATTTTGATAGAGCGAGGCTTAATTCCTAAAGAAAAAATGTCGATGAAAGCCATCAAAGAATGGGTGGCGGAAAACGATCCTGAAACGGTGAAAGAATTGCTGGAGCAAAACCCATCGTATGTATTTTTCCAACGTCAGCCGGGTGCCGAAGTGGTAGGCTCTGCGGGTATTCCACTGTTACCAATGGCCTCAGTAGCTGGCGATCGCAGTATTTTCCCAATGGGAACACCAATTCTAGCGGAAGTACCTTTATTAGATGCGCACGGTAAATGGACGGGCGTGCATGTACTTAAACTGTTAATTGTGCTTGATACTGGCGGTGCAGTAAAAGGTGGTCACTTAGATTTGTATCACGGCATGGGGGCTCGCGCAGGTATTGCCGCAGGTCACTATCGTCACTTTGGCCGTGTGTGGAAGTTAGGTTTGACCGCGCCACCAATGCAGATTCCGGGGAATTAG